One Cryptomeria japonica chromosome 9, Sugi_1.0, whole genome shotgun sequence genomic window carries:
- the LOC131044572 gene encoding cytochrome P450 703A2-like, with translation MIQLAQTESTVNMRTVLSQLTMNIPMSMIMGDRYFGEEGGESLADVAHLIEDSFLLHGAISIGDYVPWLKWLDLQGYERAMKKVQRKFDQLMQRIVEKHRENPPKEKEEMDFIDLLILQAEENVEEIPDKDGFVKAIAMVFTKP, from the exons ATGATTCAACTAGCTCAGACTGAAAGCACAGTTAACATGAGAACTGTTTTGTCCCAGTTGACTATGAATATTCCGATGAGCATGATAATGGGTGATCGATATTTTGGTGAGGAAGGTGGGGAGTCATTAGCAGATGTTGCACATCTGATTGAAGACTCTTTTTTGCTGCATGGGGCTATCAGTATTGGGGATTACGTTCCCTGGTTGAAGTGGCTTGATTTGCAAGGGTACGAGagggctatgaagaaggtgcagAGAAAATTCGATCAGTTAATGCAGAGAATAGTGGAGAAGCACAGGGAAAACCCACCAAAAGAGAAGGAAGAGATGGATTTCATAGATTTGCTCATCTTGCAGGCTGAGgagaatgttgaagaaattccTGATAAAGATGGCTTCGTCAAAGCCATTGCTATG GTTTTCACcaaaccataa